The Oreochromis aureus strain Israel breed Guangdong linkage group 16, ZZ_aureus, whole genome shotgun sequence genome includes the window taaattattgtttttcAGACATAATAACTCATTTATTCAGTCAGTATTTTTGACCTGAAGCCATTAATTTTGTTTCCTCTCATATATAGATGATGTGCAGGTTTGATCATGCATAAATAATCATCAGAGGTAATGACTGCACCTCACAAGTTTTTGGAAGGCTTTTTTGAAGTCTTCATTGAAGATGGTGTAGATCAGGGGGTTGATCAGAGAATTAAGGTAGCCCAACCATGTCAGGAAGTCGGCCATTTCCCCTGAAGTACTGCAAGAACCGCAGGTGTTGACAATCAATTCCTTGACAAAAAACGGCAACCAACAGACGACAAAGGCCCCTATTATCAACCCCAACGTGGATGCTGCTTTGCGCTCTCGTGAGCCCGAGATTCGAGGTCCTTGGTATAACTGACTACGACGTGATTCACTGCGTGACTCGTGCCGTCGTGATTTGCACTTAAAGGCCTTTACAGACACACGGACCCGTTCACGTGGAGTTTCCTCTGTTGAGGGTTCAGAGAAAGACTTTTCCGGTGGGCTTACAGGCTCAGGACTTCGAGGCCCGCCATCGACATCACCATCTCCAGCAGGATAGGTAGAGGGGATCATGCTGCCATTGGTCATGCATGAGTGACGGCTAGCCCGGCTAGCCTCCCTCCGCATATATAGGGTCTGGGCTGCCAGGTAGATTTTATAGTAGAGGATGAGGATGAGCAGCAGTGGAATATAAAATGCTCCGAGTGTTGAATAAAGGGTGAAGGCCATGTGAGGATGGATGATGATGCACTCATTTTCATGGTCATCATTGCCACTGTAGTGTTGCCACAGTAGAGGAGGGAGTGAGATGAGGATGGACAGGAGCCACACCACTGCCACCATTGCACCAGCTCTGGCTCCTGTACGTTTGCGAGAGTACTCCACCGCGTCTGTGATAGCCCGGTAACGGTCAATGGCGATTGCAGCAAGATGCAGAATGGAGCATGTGCAACAGGTGACATCCACACTTAACCAGAAGGTACACACCACCTGACCCATGACCCAGCTCTTCTTCTGGATGTAGATAATACTGAAGGGCATGACCAGCACAGCCACCAGTAAGTCGGTCACTGCTAATGAGCAGATGAGGTAGTTGGCTGGGTGGTGCAACTTGCGAGTGACTGCAATAGCTGTTAT containing:
- the htr1fa gene encoding 5-hydroxytryptamine receptor 1F; this translates as MDFPNYTEGVFATSNVSRNDSLETTELPPSEILLTITLSVLAILTTFFNCLVITAIAVTRKLHHPANYLICSLAVTDLLVAVLVMPFSIIYIQKKSWVMGQVVCTFWLSVDVTCCTCSILHLAAIAIDRYRAITDAVEYSRKRTGARAGAMVAVVWLLSILISLPPLLWQHYSGNDDHENECIIIHPHMAFTLYSTLGAFYIPLLLILILYYKIYLAAQTLYMRREASRASRHSCMTNGSMIPSTYPAGDGDVDGGPRSPEPVSPPEKSFSEPSTEETPRERVRVSVKAFKCKSRRHESRSESRRSQLYQGPRISGSRERKAASTLGLIIGAFVVCWLPFFVKELIVNTCGSCSTSGEMADFLTWLGYLNSLINPLIYTIFNEDFKKAFQKLVRCSHYL